The Fructilactobacillus myrtifloralis genome segment ACGAAAAGGCTGTACAAGGTGCAATTGGTGACATCAACAACGTTACTGGAGACTTGGCCAAGGGACTAATGCAAGTTACAGGCTCAACATTCCGTGCAAATGCTTTCCCTGGTCACAACAATCCATTCAATGGTTACGACAGCTTGCTAGCCGGCCTTAACTATGCGAAAAAACGATACGGTAAGGATCTATCGTTCTTGGGTAATGGACATGGTTATGCGAACGGCGGTTACATTAATCAACATCAACTGATTGAAGTGGCCGAGGGCAACATGGGCGAATTCGTCATTCCAACGGATCCAGCCAAACGGCCACGTGCTGAACAGCTGATGGATGAAATTAATGCGCGGTTTGCATCTGATGGGGCATCGCCACATCGGAATGGAAGTAATGGATCCGGAAATGGTCTAGAACAACAAGTCCAGGACTTAAAAGGCATGGTTGCCGACTTGATTAAGTTGCAGCAGCAGACAATCATGGCTGCCAAAGGAACAACAGTTGCGGTTCAAAGCACAGCTGAGGACCCACGGAAACGTTATATCCGTGATGCCAACAACGGGGCCATTGAGGGTTATCAGAATTTGCTAGGAGGTGCTTAATTTGCAACCAGAACTCTATTTGATGATTGACGGCCAACCTGAGTTCAACGTTAAGGATAAGTTGCCGTTTGTAGATTACATGGGCCTTGATTCTGATAATCCAGTAGTGGCTAACAACTACCAGGAGTTCACGGGCCAAGATGGAAGTCTATTTAACAGTTCCGTGATTCAAAAGCGGACGGTTAACTTGAAATTCTATTTTCACATCGATAACTATCCAGATTATCGGAACAAAGCTCATCAGATTAATCAATTCTTTCATCAAAAACGAATTTACCGGATCCGTGACAATTCTGAACCAGCCTTGGTTCAATTCTGCCGGCCGACGACTTTCCCAATTCAGCCGGTTGATAGTGGAAGCCACGATTGCACAATTTCGGTCCCAATGGAAAATCCGACGGGCTACAAGTTCTCCAGGTATGATTCTTTGAATCAAAATGACCTGTGGGATGATTACCCGTTGAGCTGGGATGTCCCAATAATCCAAGCCGAAGATTATCATTTTCAAGATGAATTTAGCTTTCAATTATTGAATCCTGGTGGCGTTCCAGTGGATCCTTACGCAGAACGTCACGATTTAAAAATCTATTTAGATTGGTCCGGCCCGTTAATTTCACTACGCAATTTAACCAATTCTTCTTCATATGCCTTTTATGGCCAGAATGACCATAATCGTCGAATTGTAATTGACGGATGTGAAACGTATCAAGATGGCGCTCAGATTAGTGAGCAGACAGATTTCGGCAGCTTGAAACTTGAACCAGGATTTAACCACATTGTAGTTGGGGGTTGTCGCCATTTTGAGGCTCGTTTTAAGTTTCCGTTTATTTACGTTTGATAGGAGGAATTATGGATATTGCTAAAAAAATTGATAACTCCACCTATACTTTCATTGGATTTGAGCCAGCATGGGGCAAAGGCTCTTGGGGAGCTACTAGCATCATCTGTATCAGCGATGATGGCTTAAATTGGCGGACAGTTGCTAAACTACCGCAACTAGGTGGATTACGTGATCATAGCGTTACCAGGTACAAAGATTCGTTTTATATTGTTGGTACTTTGGCCATTTATCGAACTAAAGATTTTTCTCACTTCGAGCAATTAGCTGCGCCTTTTTACAACAACAATCTAGATTCTAAATGGGCTCCGGATTTATTTCAGGATAAATTTGGAGGTTATCACGTTGTGTTAACAGCTACCCGTAAACATGCCGATATGGGCGAAGGGCATCGGATGGTGTTCATTTTCGATTTAGATTTAGACAAGGGTGTGTTTACCAATCAATGGCAGCGAGTTGCAATTGATTGTGGTAACGACATCGATGCTTCGATTCAATATTTCCAGGGAAAATACTACTGTTTTATGTCTCATGGCCATGTTTATGTATCCGATCATTATTGGGGTCCTTATACTCACTGCAACACTAATTTGCCAGAAACATTTAACGGTAAAATCGGGTATGAAGAAGGCCCCCAAGTTTTAATGACAAATGACCGGCCGTTGTTATTTACGGATAAATTACACACGGATCCTAGCAAAGGGTGGAACCAATCTTATGTAGTCCGGCGTTCAGTAGATGGTTTGACAAAATGGTCTGATGAACAAGAACTAATTTGTGACGCAGGTCAAACACAAATGCGTCACGGTAGTTTCCTTTATCGAGGGCAACCACCAGTTTTACAGGATTATTTTCCAGACGTTGTTAGCAATTCATCGTTAGGAACGAAGGTGAGTTAATGACTGATACCAGATTAATTGTGCAAGGAAATTACTTAGAAAATAATTTAAAGGCCAAACTGTCACAGAGTTGCGTTCAACGCAGCTCTTTTTATATTCAGTGGGAAAAGAATGGGGTGTGGCAACTTCAATTCGTCGCAATGGAAGATGGGTCCACTGCTTATGACTTACTAACCGACCAAGCTAGCATTTGGTATCAGGGCCAAGAATTCATCATTAAACAACTGGCCATCGATTATTCATCCGGTTTTAACACTAAAACTGTGGTGGCCACTCATGTTTTTTCTGAATGCCAATATCTAGTTAAGCGGGATGTTAGACCAGGAGTGTTAACTTATCGGCCGGCCGACATCATGAGTTTTGTCTTCGATGGCAATTCCAATGGATTTACCTGGGACGTTAGAGGAAATTTTGATGGTCAACAAATTGAAAATTTGGGGAACATTAATGGCCAGGACGCATTGAAAAAGATTGTTGAAAAGTGGCCAGATGCGATTATCTATCCTGATAACCGGCATATCGTCATTTATCAGCACGATGAATTTGCGAAAAATCATGGTAATCGGCTTGGCTACATGTACAACGCTGCTGAATTCAAATTTAGTTTTGATAGCACGAATGTTACTAACCAGGTTTGGTGCATTGGCAAGGCGAAAGATAAACCGGATGGGGCTCCGGACAATGCACCGACAGAATATTTTTTTGAACCATTTCTGGTCACACTAGATGACAGTATTCAGCAATGGACGCATGGTCATCCTCACGAAGCTGCGGTTATTAGCGATGATCGTTTTACGGACCCAAATTCAATGCGTCAATACGCAATTAGCAGTTTGAATCCTCATCCAAATTTAGTCGTTGAGGTAACTACGAGGGATCACCGTCAACCGGTTCCCTGCGACATTGTAAGATGCCAGATTCCCGAAAATAACATCAATCTCGACGTTGAAACAGTTAGCTTTACGTTCTACCCCTGGGATGATTCACAAGTTAATCAGGTGACCCTTAATGATAATGCTAGGACCATTTTTGACTACAACAATTCACTGCGGTCTAAATCCTATCTAGATTTAGGCAAATTAAATAGAAAAATGATGAAAGATTTTAAATAGCATTTAAATTGAGGAGGTGTTTTTATGAATTATGATTTTAACCACATCAAAACGGAAGATACCAACGATCTCAGTTACATGTGGATCCCGTTGGCAACAATTGTCGATGGAGTTAGACACGGAGCTTATGGAATCGATGTGCGGGAATACATTGCACGTGGATTTGAAAGCGTAGCAAGCCAAATGACACTGCTTAATGCAGCCGTTGCGAGAGTTAATAGCAAAATTGAAACCGTTGAAAACCAACTAACCGAAGTTGTGGCCGGCCGAACCATTGATGGTGAAGTTAAAAAAGCCAGAGTTGACGTTGAGGGAAACGTTTATAAAGATTTGGGAACACGAATTAATCAGATGGAATTGTCATCTGTTACTTCTGACATTAAAGTCGGGACGTCAGAGTTCGACAAAACCACTTTATGGATTGAAAACATTGACGATCCAGATTCCGAAATTGAATTTGTTGATGTTGGACATGATGAAAATGATCCAGGAATGCCGGTTGGAATCGAAACAATTCAAGCTAAAGATATTGAACTTGATGATTAAAAAAGGAGGACTTTATGGGGTCAGCAAAGAAAGAACTTCGCAACAAAAAAACTGGCGAAGTAATTTTGCCAAAAACAAGTTGGGACATGATTGAGGGGATTCCTGATGATTTGCTAACGTCGGATGACGTGAACATCGGCCAAATGAACACTCAAATTCCTAAACTTGGGAAAAATGTTTACCAAGTAGAAAACTTTTCGAGCCGGGTAATCAAACTAAAGGACTTTGCCGTTTACGTTTTCTCCGGAACATTTGAATGTGATAAAGAATTGTTCACTGATAACTTCCATAAATGGGGAACTCCGGAAGTGGTTTTATTCTATTTACCAGAGGAATTAAAGACTAATTCCAATCACGTGCAGCAAATAATCGTAAGATCTCCTGGACCAATTAGCAGCAGGGGATTTTCTTTTAACGAAATTTTGTTCCGGGAACTTTGGGGAACCATTTCATTTGACGGATTCTTCCGGAACGACAACACGGATCCAAGTAACGACTTTTCGCAGCGAACCAAGTTGGATGTTAGTGCGATTATCATGACGATTTAGAGAAGGAGAAATTTAAATGGAATTTTATGTAAAAATTGACGATTATGGGCGGATGAGCAATGTTTCCAAAACGCCTTTTGATAAGTCGACCGCCGTTGAAGTTAACGACAAATACGCACCTTTTTTTGATAATGAGCATTTAAGTTATTTTCAGTGGCAAAACGGTGAACCAATTTCGGTCGCTTTTCCAATTAATGTTTTGTCGTTGGAGCAAAAGATTATGCAGGAAAAATTGGAAACTTTGAAGAGTAACGATAAAGATTTTTCAACAAATTTCGACCAAGTTCAAGGAACGACTAAATTTCTGATGGAAACGGTTATGAATTTGGTTTCTGAAGTGAAAGACCTAAAAGCAGAATTGAAAAATCAACGTTCTCAATCTGAACAGGAAGACGATAAAGAAGGTGAGA includes the following:
- a CDS encoding phage tail domain-containing protein; translated protein: MQPELYLMIDGQPEFNVKDKLPFVDYMGLDSDNPVVANNYQEFTGQDGSLFNSSVIQKRTVNLKFYFHIDNYPDYRNKAHQINQFFHQKRIYRIRDNSEPALVQFCRPTTFPIQPVDSGSHDCTISVPMENPTGYKFSRYDSLNQNDLWDDYPLSWDVPIIQAEDYHFQDEFSFQLLNPGGVPVDPYAERHDLKIYLDWSGPLISLRNLTNSSSYAFYGQNDHNRRIVIDGCETYQDGAQISEQTDFGSLKLEPGFNHIVVGGCRHFEARFKFPFIYV
- a CDS encoding family 43 glycosylhydrolase → MDIAKKIDNSTYTFIGFEPAWGKGSWGATSIICISDDGLNWRTVAKLPQLGGLRDHSVTRYKDSFYIVGTLAIYRTKDFSHFEQLAAPFYNNNLDSKWAPDLFQDKFGGYHVVLTATRKHADMGEGHRMVFIFDLDLDKGVFTNQWQRVAIDCGNDIDASIQYFQGKYYCFMSHGHVYVSDHYWGPYTHCNTNLPETFNGKIGYEEGPQVLMTNDRPLLFTDKLHTDPSKGWNQSYVVRRSVDGLTKWSDEQELICDAGQTQMRHGSFLYRGQPPVLQDYFPDVVSNSSLGTKVS
- a CDS encoding phage tail protein, producing MTDTRLIVQGNYLENNLKAKLSQSCVQRSSFYIQWEKNGVWQLQFVAMEDGSTAYDLLTDQASIWYQGQEFIIKQLAIDYSSGFNTKTVVATHVFSECQYLVKRDVRPGVLTYRPADIMSFVFDGNSNGFTWDVRGNFDGQQIENLGNINGQDALKKIVEKWPDAIIYPDNRHIVIYQHDEFAKNHGNRLGYMYNAAEFKFSFDSTNVTNQVWCIGKAKDKPDGAPDNAPTEYFFEPFLVTLDDSIQQWTHGHPHEAAVISDDRFTDPNSMRQYAISSLNPHPNLVVEVTTRDHRQPVPCDIVRCQIPENNINLDVETVSFTFYPWDDSQVNQVTLNDNARTIFDYNNSLRSKSYLDLGKLNRKMMKDFK